The proteins below are encoded in one region of Paenacidovorax monticola:
- a CDS encoding FAD-dependent monooxygenase, with the protein MHQPHAEPRRSIYYQYQVRRPWLPSAHGAQPRQKVVIVGAGPVGLTAALELARHGVPSVVLESELQVSEGSRAIVFTRRSMEILQQVGVARRVTESGLPWRHGNSIYQGQRVFRMEAPHDDDDRFFPMINLQQQYLEEYLVDAAEAHPLVELRWGNRVTAVEPVDPEGGFARATVDTPEGPYPLEAEWLVAADGARSGIRSLLGLKMEGASYEGRFVIADIRIDLPLPTERLAFFDPDWNPGNTILMHREPHGIWRVDYQLPAGEDPEGALKPESLQARIDAQLAMIGYAGTPWEMDWCSVYSARALTLPDYRAGRVLFTGDAAHMLPIFGVRGANTGFQDAQGLAWRLALVAKGVAPEALLASYSSERVGAAREIIEEAGKSTRFMAPPSRGFRLLRDAVLSLSLTEPFVGPLYHWRTSRPHEYTRSPLNSAGDDNLLFQAGPGHGAPPQNVRLGADDYLLDHLGGGFDLLYFTEGKAIPEPLQRAVREARDRGVPLRVLAVGASAPVAGADAVLPDAEGRCRARYGVRASGGAYLLRPDQHVCARWISLDATRLQAALNTALAQ; encoded by the coding sequence ATGCACCAGCCCCACGCCGAGCCCCGGCGGTCCATCTACTACCAGTACCAGGTGCGCCGCCCCTGGCTGCCCTCGGCCCATGGCGCGCAGCCACGGCAGAAAGTGGTGATCGTCGGCGCGGGGCCCGTGGGCCTCACGGCGGCGCTGGAGCTGGCACGCCACGGCGTGCCCAGCGTGGTGCTCGAATCCGAGCTGCAGGTCTCCGAGGGCAGCCGCGCCATCGTGTTCACGCGCCGCTCCATGGAGATCCTGCAGCAGGTTGGCGTGGCCCGGCGCGTGACGGAAAGCGGCCTGCCCTGGCGCCATGGCAACTCCATCTACCAGGGGCAGCGCGTGTTCCGCATGGAGGCCCCGCACGACGACGACGACCGCTTCTTCCCCATGATCAACCTGCAGCAGCAGTACCTGGAGGAGTACCTCGTGGATGCGGCCGAGGCACACCCGCTGGTCGAGCTGCGCTGGGGCAACCGCGTGACGGCGGTGGAGCCGGTGGACCCGGAGGGCGGCTTTGCGCGCGCCACCGTGGACACGCCCGAAGGCCCGTACCCGCTGGAGGCCGAATGGCTGGTGGCGGCCGACGGCGCGCGCTCGGGCATTCGCAGCCTCCTGGGCCTCAAGATGGAGGGCGCCTCGTACGAGGGCCGCTTCGTGATCGCCGACATCCGCATCGACCTGCCGCTGCCCACCGAGCGCCTGGCCTTCTTCGACCCCGACTGGAACCCGGGCAACACCATCCTCATGCACCGCGAGCCGCATGGCATCTGGCGCGTGGACTACCAGCTGCCCGCGGGAGAGGACCCTGAGGGGGCGCTCAAGCCCGAGTCGCTCCAGGCGCGCATCGATGCCCAGCTCGCGATGATCGGCTACGCCGGCACGCCCTGGGAGATGGACTGGTGCTCGGTCTATTCGGCGCGCGCGCTCACGCTGCCCGACTACCGCGCGGGCCGCGTGCTGTTCACGGGCGACGCCGCCCACATGCTGCCGATCTTCGGAGTGCGCGGCGCCAACACGGGCTTCCAGGACGCGCAGGGCCTGGCCTGGCGCCTGGCGCTCGTGGCCAAGGGCGTGGCGCCTGAAGCGCTGCTCGCGAGCTACAGCAGCGAGCGCGTGGGCGCCGCGCGCGAGATCATCGAGGAGGCGGGCAAGAGCACACGCTTCATGGCGCCGCCCTCGCGGGGCTTTCGCCTGCTGCGCGACGCCGTGCTCTCGCTGTCGCTGACCGAGCCCTTCGTGGGGCCGCTGTACCACTGGCGCACTTCGCGGCCGCACGAATACACGCGGTCGCCACTCAACAGCGCGGGCGACGACAACCTGCTGTTCCAGGCCGGTCCCGGCCACGGCGCGCCGCCGCAGAACGTGCGCCTGGGCGCCGACGACTACCTGCTGGACCACCTGGGCGGCGGCTTCGATCTGCTGTACTTCACAGAAGGGAAGGCCATTCCCGAGCCCCTGCAGCGCGCAGTGCGCGAGGCGCGCGACCGCGGTGTGCCGCTGCGCGTGCTGGCCGTGGGCGCGTCGGCCCCCGTGGCGGGCGCCGATGCGGTGCTGCCAGACGCCGAGGGCCGCTGCCGCGCACGCTACGGCGTACGGGCGAGCGGCGGCGCCTACCTGCTGCGGCCCGACCAGCATGTGTGCGCGCGCTGGATCAGCCTGGACGCGACGCGCTTGCAGGCCGCCCTGAACACCGCCCTGGCCCAGTGA
- a CDS encoding helix-turn-helix transcriptional regulator, with amino-acid sequence MAPGPRADHAGLQIPLADATALLEKLGAASSHAVAEDLLHLLGAQVPLAQCTIFSFQGQASPRLVGLGDRARTGALPRISQDYARRFYPLDGAQRVMQAELARPDRAAGGRPRIWLHRQRSADVSHPDYRAVCYELPQVTERLSLLALQDGTRWLSVNLYRGHEHGAFDEAAIATIEAYAPLVMQAMRLHYAGQTLQDDLAGLVLARLRRRFPALTQRDLDVVRGVLEGLPTEALAGRLGLTLASARTYLKRVYRKLGVQGQRELFALLMEPAAQD; translated from the coding sequence TTGGCTCCTGGCCCCCGGGCCGACCACGCCGGCCTGCAGATTCCGCTGGCGGACGCCACGGCGCTGCTGGAAAAGCTGGGCGCGGCCAGCAGCCATGCCGTGGCCGAGGATCTGCTGCACCTGCTGGGGGCGCAGGTGCCGCTGGCCCAGTGCACTATCTTTTCCTTCCAGGGACAGGCCAGCCCCCGGCTCGTGGGCCTGGGCGACCGTGCGCGCACCGGGGCGCTGCCGCGCATCTCGCAGGACTATGCCCGGCGCTTCTATCCGCTCGACGGCGCGCAGCGCGTGATGCAGGCCGAGCTGGCGCGCCCCGACCGGGCCGCGGGCGGGCGTCCTCGCATCTGGCTGCACCGCCAGCGCAGTGCCGACGTGAGCCACCCCGACTACCGGGCCGTGTGCTACGAGCTGCCGCAGGTGACGGAACGGCTGTCGCTGCTGGCGCTGCAGGACGGCACGCGCTGGCTGTCGGTCAATCTGTACCGGGGGCACGAGCATGGCGCGTTCGACGAGGCGGCCATTGCCACCATCGAGGCCTATGCGCCGCTCGTCATGCAGGCCATGCGCCTGCACTACGCGGGCCAGACGCTGCAGGACGACCTGGCAGGGTTGGTGCTGGCGCGGCTGCGGCGGCGTTTTCCGGCACTCACCCAGCGCGACCTGGACGTGGTTCGGGGCGTGCTCGAAGGCCTGCCCACGGAGGCGCTGGCCGGGCGCCTGGGCCTCACGCTGGCCAGCGCGCGCACCTATCTCAAGCGCGTGTACCGCAAGCTGGGCGTGCAGGGGCAGCGCGAGCTGTTTGCGCTGCTCATGGAGCCGGCAGCGCAGGATTGA